In one window of Tumebacillus algifaecis DNA:
- a CDS encoding NHL repeat-containing protein has translation MKIVKSLMVSTIMVSMLATGCAQESKQSDENWLDPKLKDVKVEAPAMIQFKQTYQDPQVIDKSMQTPRGLGYDARQDALYIADPKSSKVMKWQHGKLETFLTSGSGKENVATPVTVRVDSQGRLWVLDGAASMVKVFDENGKYQFGITLDEKSLITTMGIDDQEHAYVGFKDHVVKYDADGKRAHVFAEPMVSSITMYNDMVYFLRNEAIVKDQAGNEEKFDNGFVKYSLDGSGKQELPAPERSGIGQLVVNPVDNQLYAWDVDKRLIQLDSEGNILTTHYDYFGGNKYEVRFRSEFGLAMVFDKNGSIYTTKEVQGELIQLLAK, from the coding sequence GAAATCTTTGATGGTTTCAACGATCATGGTCTCCATGCTGGCTACGGGTTGCGCACAAGAAAGCAAGCAATCTGACGAAAATTGGTTAGACCCAAAATTGAAAGATGTAAAAGTCGAAGCTCCGGCGATGATTCAATTCAAACAAACGTATCAGGACCCTCAGGTGATCGACAAGTCGATGCAGACACCGCGTGGCCTTGGCTACGATGCGAGGCAGGATGCCTTGTATATTGCCGACCCGAAAAGCTCGAAAGTGATGAAGTGGCAACATGGTAAGTTGGAGACGTTCCTCACATCGGGCAGTGGCAAAGAAAATGTGGCTACACCTGTAACGGTGAGAGTGGACAGTCAGGGACGGTTATGGGTACTGGACGGTGCAGCTTCGATGGTGAAAGTGTTCGATGAAAATGGGAAGTATCAATTTGGTATCACATTGGATGAGAAAAGCCTGATCACGACGATGGGGATCGATGATCAAGAGCACGCATATGTCGGGTTCAAAGATCATGTGGTCAAATATGATGCAGATGGAAAACGCGCACACGTCTTTGCAGAGCCGATGGTGTCTTCGATCACCATGTACAACGATATGGTGTATTTCCTCCGCAATGAGGCGATCGTTAAAGATCAGGCGGGTAATGAAGAAAAATTTGACAACGGATTTGTGAAATACAGTTTGGATGGGTCAGGAAAACAAGAGCTGCCAGCTCCGGAAAGGTCAGGGATTGGCCAACTGGTTGTAAATCCTGTTGATAACCAACTCTACGCATGGGATGTGGATAAGAGATTGATTCAATTGGATTCAGAAGGTAACATCCTGACCACCCACTACGACTATTTTGGTGGAAATAAATATGAAGTTCGCTTCCGTTCAGAATTCGGGTTGGCGATGGTCTTTGACAAGAATGGTTCGATTTATACCACCAAAGAAGTACAAGGCGAACTGATTCAATTGCTGGCCAAATAA
- a CDS encoding ABC transporter permease produces MSMWLYDLEQSYNSIKRHLLLSLLITMSLTIGLIFPAVNLAVFAGAYDQMQGSFLQGEHLYQNHFTPRIDYAHADQVAQMIAKIPGVEKAVLESNSVLPISSETALVNGPIALETRDSLSLKGVPAEEIGDLFTKPNQMLLTSNMAEALFPPAVDPVGKTLRIAGVDFTVAGVLKGGQRTVYSSIDAANGMIGNQKPLVQTITVQLGEANPDALGEASRIMTEQGYRANFEDYTDYTENQMSGYYRDFLFSLGMCLLLLIFTLLNTVSLLVYKYEKDRQKWAIAYTFGATNRNLRRQVYTESLLYSVVALVLLFPGAAVVKQIVEQFELNTVFSPLVYGGLFAAGVLTSLFLAWMSLRRIGKGNLLQELRG; encoded by the coding sequence ATGAGTATGTGGCTGTATGATTTAGAACAATCATACAACTCGATCAAGCGGCATCTCTTATTAAGTCTGCTCATCACGATGTCGTTGACCATTGGTTTGATTTTTCCGGCCGTGAATCTCGCAGTCTTTGCTGGTGCGTATGATCAGATGCAAGGCAGCTTTTTACAGGGAGAGCATCTTTATCAGAATCACTTCACTCCGCGCATTGATTATGCACATGCAGATCAGGTCGCCCAAATGATCGCTAAGATTCCTGGGGTTGAGAAGGCGGTGCTAGAGTCGAATTCCGTCCTCCCAATATCCTCGGAGACTGCGCTGGTCAATGGGCCGATTGCTTTGGAAACTCGCGATTCGCTATCGCTCAAAGGCGTGCCTGCTGAAGAAATTGGTGATTTATTTACCAAGCCCAATCAGATGCTGCTCACTTCGAACATGGCGGAAGCGCTGTTCCCGCCAGCGGTTGACCCAGTTGGGAAAACGTTGCGTATCGCGGGAGTGGATTTTACGGTAGCGGGCGTGTTGAAAGGTGGGCAAAGAACTGTTTATTCCTCCATTGACGCTGCAAATGGGATGATCGGTAATCAAAAACCTCTGGTACAAACGATAACTGTACAACTTGGTGAAGCGAATCCGGATGCGCTGGGGGAAGCCAGCCGAATCATGACCGAACAAGGCTACCGAGCGAACTTTGAGGATTATACAGATTACACAGAAAACCAAATGAGCGGTTATTATCGAGACTTTTTGTTTTCATTGGGCATGTGTTTGTTGCTTCTGATCTTCACATTGCTGAACACCGTGTCTTTGCTTGTCTACAAATATGAAAAGGATCGGCAGAAGTGGGCCATTGCATATACATTTGGGGCCACGAACCGGAATTTGCGCCGCCAAGTGTATACCGAATCGCTCCTCTATTCGGTAGTAGCGTTGGTATTGTTGTTCCCAGGTGCAGCGGTCGTCAAACAGATCGTAGAGCAGTTTGAGCTGAACACCGTTTTTTCACCGCTCGTATATGGCGGCTTGTTTGCAGCGGGCGTGTTGACATCGCTCTTTCTGGCTTGGATGTCCCTGCGGCGAATCGGAAAAGGCAATTTACTTCAGGAACTGAGGGGATGA